Proteins encoded by one window of Cannabis sativa cultivar Pink pepper isolate KNU-18-1 chromosome 4, ASM2916894v1, whole genome shotgun sequence:
- the LOC115712804 gene encoding probable E3 ubiquitin ligase SUD1 isoform X1: MEDAAAPPFMAAAEGVSQSITSCELSAYIDGAVDDDECRICRSPGEPDNPLRYPCACRGTIKYVHQDCLLQWLNRRKISHCEVCKHEYSYAPVYSIDAPARLPPQEFVIGLAAKLFHLLQILQHFVYLLVVWLIAIPFVTHWIWEFAFFKGFSEFQILFTSRLTVAAIFADCMHGFLLSLGMAYIFLGISFIRISFLQEPMGAPRLANRMLAGNEIGENAGRRQGTLAVLQFIKRIVAFLSHWWKVLISRIVIYLGVIEIVPPNEFENMQFPFDENAFAVVASNMAFVVVLVFLPFCLGRTTTFLQYWFFTHNTGETLSSVVSMIEVALLSVSTTTKDALNAITYFVLYHRGASIPSQVLKGDLEILNTEIIEMNKASIGVNGLVSAGLLNEQLEGTPILSDDATLLTGYIVILSFVLLYLGTVSMMRYARGEPLTLQRLSGIASKINAVRFLIRRFFTLFRQVMTMVSRNFLAIVKVSAVFGVNFGIFPVICGWWLDVCTLKIFGQTITGRVAFFVNNPILMSLAYWTVGIFYLIYVFIHVNLMKEVLRDGVFFFFPDIADPENYFSRMIECPVFKHARGFLLLVGVHGSLIVMLVFLPIKLVILYAPSVFPLNLFSSEAKSVAAFSLRRCLFHFGVPCTIRFYYPSATFKVLVQKWLNVTCSLLSLSDLLLPRHENGDGNVEPLRQQRAHNVSMVALIEGQSAGLRTSGPGSEVSDDNKGEEGQEADSRFVLRIIILLALAWMTTLVFNSLMMALPVLLGRTLFKAASHLLLSYGFKYDDFCSFIIGSCTMRAVIVCAKYAVGHVQTRGVGALFSQMRHSCMSAFKFCAVVSSVMFVIPVVIGLLLDLVVAVPTPSPFYEGTLFTLFQCWVLGWLFLITLFGLVMADSVHSVDERWLVKLQGIVNDGLAHQPALWLLKEILVPTMTRLLIAVCTPYMLVRLAFTVLGYPFPVNSAIHRFFLPGCFAFSILWFSSKIIYAFIIYLHNRIRDDRYCVGQRLQDYGENTERKLIEKNALVLQNE, from the exons ATGGAAGATGCGGCGGCACCACCGTTTATGGCAGCAGCTGAAGGCGTATCGCAGTCAATCACTTCTTGTGAGCTGTCGGCCTATATCGATGGAGCGGTGGACGATGACGAGTGTAGAATATGCCGAAGCCCTGGTGAGCCTGATAACCCTCTTCGCTACCCTTGCGCTTGCCGTGGTACTATTAAGTACGTGCACCAAGATTGCTTGCTACAGTGGCTCAATCGCCGCAAGATTTCTCATTGCGAG GTTTGTAAGCATGAATATTCTTATGCCCCTGTCTATTCCATTGATGCTCCAGCAAGGCTTCCTCCCCAGGAGTTTGTAATTGGGCTTGCAGCAAAACTTTTTCATTTGTTACAAATTTTGCAGCACTTTGTGTATTTGCTCGTAGTTTGGCTCATTGCAATTCCATTTGTTACACATTGGATTTGGGAATTTGCTTTCTTCAAGGGTTTTAGTGAATTTCAAATTCTTTTTACAAGTCGTCTTACTGTTGCTGCGATCTTTGCTGATTGCATGCATGGCTTTCTTCTTTCACTTGGAATGGCATATATATTTCTTGGGATTTCTTTTATTAGGATTAGTTTTCTGCAAGAACCAATGGGAGCTCCACGTTTGGCTAATAGGATGTTAGCCGGAAATGAGATTGGTGAAAATGCTGGTAGAAGGCAAGGGACCTTGGCTGTTCTCCAGTTCATTAAAAGAATTGTAGCATTTCTTTCTCACTGGTGGAAGGTGTTGATTTCTCGAATTGTGATTTACCTGGGCGTCATTGAAATTGTTCCCCCAAATGAGTTTGAGAACATGCAGTTTCCTTTTGATGAGAATGCATTTGCC GTTGTTGCTAGCAATATGGCCTTTGTTGTTGTTCTCGTTTTTTTACCCTTTTGTTTAGGGCGGACAACTACTTTCTTGCAATATTGGTTTTTCACTCATAATACTGGAGAAACGCTGTCATCAGTTGTGTCAATGATAGAGGTAGCTCTTCTGTCAGTAAGTACTACAACAAAGGATGCACTAAATGCTATCACATATTTTGTATTATACCATCGTGGAGCTAGCATACCAAGCCAAGTTTTAAAAGGGGACTTGGAGATTCTTAATACAGAGATAATAGAGATGAACAAAGCCTCCATTGGTGTCAATGGCCTAGTTTCAGCTGGCCTCCTTAACGAACAACTGGAAGGAACACCAATTTTATCTGATGATGCTACTCTTTTAACCGGATACATAGTTATACTATCATTTGTTTTGCTCTACCTTGGGACTGTTTCTATGATGCGTTATGCTAGAGGCGAGCCTTTGACCTTGCAGAGGTTATCTGGAATTGCTTCAAAGATAAATGCTGTTCGGTTCCTTATTAGAAGATTCTTTACACTATTTAGGCAGGTTATGACGATGGTTAGTAGAAATTTCCTGGCTATTGTTAAGGTTTCTGCTGTATTCGGAgtgaattttggtatttttcctgTGATTTGTGGGTGGTGGTTAGATGTTTGTACTTTGAAGATTTTTGGACAGACAATCACTGGAAGGGTTGCTTTCTTTGTAAACAATCCTATTCTGATGTCATTGGCCTACTGGACTGTTGGAATTTTCTACCTCATATATGTTTTCATTCATGTGAACCTTATGAAAGAG GTATTGCGAGATGgagttttcttcttttttccaGACATTGCTGATCCAGAAAACTACTTTAGTAGAATGATTGAATGCCCGGTGTTCAAGCATGCTCGTGGGTTTCTGTTGCTTGTCGGTGTTCATGGTAGTTTGATTGTGATGCTGGTGTTTTTACCTATCAAGCTAGTCATTTTATATGCACCTTCTGTGTTCCCCCTTAATCTTTT TAGTTCAGAAGCAAAATCTGTTGCTGCTTTTTCTCTGCGAAGGTGTCTTTTTCATTTCGGTGTCCCATGTACCATACGCTTTTACTATCCATCAGCAACATTTAAAGTCCTTGTACAAAAGTGGCTAAATGTCACTTGCTCACTACTCAGCTTAAGTGATCTTTTACTTCCTAGACATGAGAATGGTGATGGGAATGTTGAGCCCTTGAGGCAGCAAAGAGCACATAATGTATCAATGGTTGCCCTAATTGAAGGTCAGAGTGCGGGATTACGTACTTCAGGTCCAGGATCCGAGGTTTCTGATGATAACAAGGGTGAAGAGGGCCAGGAAGCTGACTCTCG ATTTGTGCTACGCATCATAATATTGTTGGCGTTGGCATGGATGACGACACTTGTTTTTAATTCCTTAATGATGGCTTTGCCAGTTTTACTTGGCCGAACACTCTTTAAAGCAGCTTCTCACCTACTTTTATCTTATGGATTTAAGTATGATG ATTTTTGTTCTTTTATTATTGGAAGCTGCACGATGCGGGCTGTTATAGTCTGTGCCAAGTATGCAGTAGGGCATGTCCAAACAAGAGGTGTGGGGGCACTTTTCAGCCAAATGAGGCATTCTTGTATGAGTGCCTTCAAATTCTGTGCTGTTGTGTCGTCTGTG ATGTTTGTCATTCCTGTTGTGATTGGTCTTCTTCTCGACCTCGTGGTGGCTGTTCCCACTCCATCACCTTTCTATGAAGGCACACTTTTCACCTTATTTCAATGCTGGGTACTAGGATGGCTCTTCCTGATAACTTTATTTGGGCTG GTAATGGCCGATAGTGTGCATTCTGTTGACGAGAGGTGGTTGGTGAAGCTTCAAGGGATAGTTAATGATGGTCTTGCTCATCAGCCTGCCCTCTGGTTGTTAAAAGAGATCCTGGTTCCTACTATGACAAGGCTTCTCATTGCAGTTTGTACACCCTACATGCTTGTTAGATTGGCATTTACTGTACTTGGGTATCCCTTTCCAGTGAACTCGGCCATTCACCGGTTTTTCTTGCCTGGATGTTTTGCCTTCAGTATACTGTGGTTTAGTTCCAAGATTATATATGCATTCATAATTTACTTGCACAACAGGATCAGAGACGACCGCTACTGTGTGGGCCAGAGGTTACAAGATTATGGAGAAAATACTGAGAGGAAGCTAATTGAGAAGAACGCATTAGTATTGCAAAATGAATGA
- the LOC115712804 gene encoding probable E3 ubiquitin ligase SUD1 isoform X2: MEDAAAPPFMAAAEGVSQSITSCELSAYIDGAVDDDECRICRSPGEPDNPLRYPCACRGTIKYVHQDCLLQWLNRRKISHCEVCKHEYSYAPVYSIDAPARLPPQEFVIGLAAKLFHLLQILQHFVYLLVVWLIAIPFVTHWIWEFAFFKGFSEFQILFTSRLTVAAIFADCMHGFLLSLGMAYIFLGISFIRISFLQEPMGAPRLANRMLAGNEIGENAGRRQGTLAVLQFIKRIVAFLSHWWKVLISRIVIYLGVIEIVPPNEFENMQFPFDENAFAVVASNMAFVVVLVFLPFCLGRTTTFLQYWFFTHNTGETLSSVVSMIEVALLSVSTTTKDALNAITYFVLYHRGASIPSQVLKGDLEILNTEIIEMNKASIGVNGLVSAGLLNEQLEGTPILSDDATLLTGYIVILSFVLLYLGTVSMMRYARGEPLTLQRLSGIASKINAVRFLIRRFFTLFRQVMTMVSRNFLAIVKVSAVFGVNFGIFPVICGWWLDVCTLKIFGQTITGRVAFFVNNPILMSLAYWTVGIFYLIYVFIHVNLMKEVLRDGVFFFFPDIADPENYFSRMIECPVFKHARGFLLLVGVHGSLIVMLVFLPIKLVILYAPSVFPLNLFSEAKSVAAFSLRRCLFHFGVPCTIRFYYPSATFKVLVQKWLNVTCSLLSLSDLLLPRHENGDGNVEPLRQQRAHNVSMVALIEGQSAGLRTSGPGSEVSDDNKGEEGQEADSRFVLRIIILLALAWMTTLVFNSLMMALPVLLGRTLFKAASHLLLSYGFKYDDFCSFIIGSCTMRAVIVCAKYAVGHVQTRGVGALFSQMRHSCMSAFKFCAVVSSVMFVIPVVIGLLLDLVVAVPTPSPFYEGTLFTLFQCWVLGWLFLITLFGLVMADSVHSVDERWLVKLQGIVNDGLAHQPALWLLKEILVPTMTRLLIAVCTPYMLVRLAFTVLGYPFPVNSAIHRFFLPGCFAFSILWFSSKIIYAFIIYLHNRIRDDRYCVGQRLQDYGENTERKLIEKNALVLQNE; this comes from the exons ATGGAAGATGCGGCGGCACCACCGTTTATGGCAGCAGCTGAAGGCGTATCGCAGTCAATCACTTCTTGTGAGCTGTCGGCCTATATCGATGGAGCGGTGGACGATGACGAGTGTAGAATATGCCGAAGCCCTGGTGAGCCTGATAACCCTCTTCGCTACCCTTGCGCTTGCCGTGGTACTATTAAGTACGTGCACCAAGATTGCTTGCTACAGTGGCTCAATCGCCGCAAGATTTCTCATTGCGAG GTTTGTAAGCATGAATATTCTTATGCCCCTGTCTATTCCATTGATGCTCCAGCAAGGCTTCCTCCCCAGGAGTTTGTAATTGGGCTTGCAGCAAAACTTTTTCATTTGTTACAAATTTTGCAGCACTTTGTGTATTTGCTCGTAGTTTGGCTCATTGCAATTCCATTTGTTACACATTGGATTTGGGAATTTGCTTTCTTCAAGGGTTTTAGTGAATTTCAAATTCTTTTTACAAGTCGTCTTACTGTTGCTGCGATCTTTGCTGATTGCATGCATGGCTTTCTTCTTTCACTTGGAATGGCATATATATTTCTTGGGATTTCTTTTATTAGGATTAGTTTTCTGCAAGAACCAATGGGAGCTCCACGTTTGGCTAATAGGATGTTAGCCGGAAATGAGATTGGTGAAAATGCTGGTAGAAGGCAAGGGACCTTGGCTGTTCTCCAGTTCATTAAAAGAATTGTAGCATTTCTTTCTCACTGGTGGAAGGTGTTGATTTCTCGAATTGTGATTTACCTGGGCGTCATTGAAATTGTTCCCCCAAATGAGTTTGAGAACATGCAGTTTCCTTTTGATGAGAATGCATTTGCC GTTGTTGCTAGCAATATGGCCTTTGTTGTTGTTCTCGTTTTTTTACCCTTTTGTTTAGGGCGGACAACTACTTTCTTGCAATATTGGTTTTTCACTCATAATACTGGAGAAACGCTGTCATCAGTTGTGTCAATGATAGAGGTAGCTCTTCTGTCAGTAAGTACTACAACAAAGGATGCACTAAATGCTATCACATATTTTGTATTATACCATCGTGGAGCTAGCATACCAAGCCAAGTTTTAAAAGGGGACTTGGAGATTCTTAATACAGAGATAATAGAGATGAACAAAGCCTCCATTGGTGTCAATGGCCTAGTTTCAGCTGGCCTCCTTAACGAACAACTGGAAGGAACACCAATTTTATCTGATGATGCTACTCTTTTAACCGGATACATAGTTATACTATCATTTGTTTTGCTCTACCTTGGGACTGTTTCTATGATGCGTTATGCTAGAGGCGAGCCTTTGACCTTGCAGAGGTTATCTGGAATTGCTTCAAAGATAAATGCTGTTCGGTTCCTTATTAGAAGATTCTTTACACTATTTAGGCAGGTTATGACGATGGTTAGTAGAAATTTCCTGGCTATTGTTAAGGTTTCTGCTGTATTCGGAgtgaattttggtatttttcctgTGATTTGTGGGTGGTGGTTAGATGTTTGTACTTTGAAGATTTTTGGACAGACAATCACTGGAAGGGTTGCTTTCTTTGTAAACAATCCTATTCTGATGTCATTGGCCTACTGGACTGTTGGAATTTTCTACCTCATATATGTTTTCATTCATGTGAACCTTATGAAAGAG GTATTGCGAGATGgagttttcttcttttttccaGACATTGCTGATCCAGAAAACTACTTTAGTAGAATGATTGAATGCCCGGTGTTCAAGCATGCTCGTGGGTTTCTGTTGCTTGTCGGTGTTCATGGTAGTTTGATTGTGATGCTGGTGTTTTTACCTATCAAGCTAGTCATTTTATATGCACCTTCTGTGTTCCCCCTTAATCTTTT TTCAGAAGCAAAATCTGTTGCTGCTTTTTCTCTGCGAAGGTGTCTTTTTCATTTCGGTGTCCCATGTACCATACGCTTTTACTATCCATCAGCAACATTTAAAGTCCTTGTACAAAAGTGGCTAAATGTCACTTGCTCACTACTCAGCTTAAGTGATCTTTTACTTCCTAGACATGAGAATGGTGATGGGAATGTTGAGCCCTTGAGGCAGCAAAGAGCACATAATGTATCAATGGTTGCCCTAATTGAAGGTCAGAGTGCGGGATTACGTACTTCAGGTCCAGGATCCGAGGTTTCTGATGATAACAAGGGTGAAGAGGGCCAGGAAGCTGACTCTCG ATTTGTGCTACGCATCATAATATTGTTGGCGTTGGCATGGATGACGACACTTGTTTTTAATTCCTTAATGATGGCTTTGCCAGTTTTACTTGGCCGAACACTCTTTAAAGCAGCTTCTCACCTACTTTTATCTTATGGATTTAAGTATGATG ATTTTTGTTCTTTTATTATTGGAAGCTGCACGATGCGGGCTGTTATAGTCTGTGCCAAGTATGCAGTAGGGCATGTCCAAACAAGAGGTGTGGGGGCACTTTTCAGCCAAATGAGGCATTCTTGTATGAGTGCCTTCAAATTCTGTGCTGTTGTGTCGTCTGTG ATGTTTGTCATTCCTGTTGTGATTGGTCTTCTTCTCGACCTCGTGGTGGCTGTTCCCACTCCATCACCTTTCTATGAAGGCACACTTTTCACCTTATTTCAATGCTGGGTACTAGGATGGCTCTTCCTGATAACTTTATTTGGGCTG GTAATGGCCGATAGTGTGCATTCTGTTGACGAGAGGTGGTTGGTGAAGCTTCAAGGGATAGTTAATGATGGTCTTGCTCATCAGCCTGCCCTCTGGTTGTTAAAAGAGATCCTGGTTCCTACTATGACAAGGCTTCTCATTGCAGTTTGTACACCCTACATGCTTGTTAGATTGGCATTTACTGTACTTGGGTATCCCTTTCCAGTGAACTCGGCCATTCACCGGTTTTTCTTGCCTGGATGTTTTGCCTTCAGTATACTGTGGTTTAGTTCCAAGATTATATATGCATTCATAATTTACTTGCACAACAGGATCAGAGACGACCGCTACTGTGTGGGCCAGAGGTTACAAGATTATGGAGAAAATACTGAGAGGAAGCTAATTGAGAAGAACGCATTAGTATTGCAAAATGAATGA